One Numida meleagris isolate 19003 breed g44 Domestic line chromosome 6, NumMel1.0, whole genome shotgun sequence genomic region harbors:
- the SLC35F4 gene encoding solute carrier family 35 member F4 isoform X6 has product MKKHSARVAPLPSYSVSELNSPVSDGEEGTQTHTESSSQEAEGQTRCQSCTSTFLKLIWRFLIILSVSSSWVGTTQFVKITYETFDCPFFMTWFSTNWNIMVFPIYYSGHLATAQEKQSPIKKFRECSRIFGEDGLTLKLFLKRTAPFSILWTLTNYLYLLALKKLTATDVSALFCCNKAFVFLLSWIVLKDRFMGARIVAAIMAITGIVMMAYADGFQGDSIIGVAYAVGSASTSALYKVLFKMFLGSANFGEAAHFVSTLGFFNFIFISVTPIILYFTKVEYWSPFSAVPWGYLCGVAGLWLAFNILVNVGVVLTYPILISIGTVLSVPGNAGTSGVLVGWKTSSVQTAAAVLCLNGQNVLPHVSEVIRCRLAPARAPDGGGIFGSRSHFFHLPFPGSGGCAHTEHGGGQAAAPGLVTDEGSPSTWSFTPNSFLLLP; this is encoded by the exons GAGAAGAAGGAACACAAACGCACAcggagagcagcagccaggaagcCGAGGGACAGACACGATGCCAGTCTTGCACATCCACATTTCTTAAGCTTATTTGGAGATTTCTGATCATTTTGTCCGTCTCTTCCTCCTGGGTCGGGACAACGCAGTTTGTCAAAATCACCTATGAGACATTTGACTGTCCTTTTTTCATGACTTGGTTCTCAACAAACTGGAACATTATGGTATTTCCCATTTATTATTCTGGGCACCTTGCAACTGCACAGGAGAAGCAGTCTCCAATCAAAAAATTCAG ggAATGCAGTCGGATTTTTGGTGAAGATGGTCTGACGCTGAAACTCTTTCTTAAAAGGACTGCTCCCTTTTCTATTCTGTGGACTTTGACTAACTACTTGTATTTACTGGCTTTAAAGAAGCTGACAGCCACAGACGTCTCCGCTCTGTTCTGCTGTAACAAAGCTTTTGTCTTCTTGCTTTCTTGGATTGTGCTGAAAGACAGGTTCATGGGAGCAAGG ATAGTCGCAGCAATAATGGCAATCACAGGAATCGTAATGATGGCATATGCAGATGGTTTCCAGGGTGATTCAATTATCGGCGTAGCATATGCTGTTGGGTCAGCCTCTACGTCTGCATTGTATAAG gttttgttcaaaatgtttcttggcAGTGCGAACTTCGGGGAGGCTGCTCACTTTGTTTCTACCTTGGGCttcttcaatttcattttcatctctgttACCCCGATCATACTGTACTTTACCAAGGTGGAGTACTGGTCGCCCTTCTCTGCTGTGCCATGGGGCTACCTGTGTGGAGTAGCTGGCCTCTGGTTAG CTTTCAACATTCTGGTTAACGTTGGCGTCGTGCTTACCTACCCCATTCTGATCTCCATTGGCACAGTGCTCAGCGTCCCCGGGAACGCAGGTACGAGTGGCGTGCTCGTTGGCTGGAAGACAAGCAGcgtgcagacagcagcagcagttctttgTCTAAATGGCCAAAATGTGCTGCCCCATGTTTCAGAAGTGATTCGATGCCGCTTGGCTCCCGCACGTGCTCCTGATGGCGGTGGGATTTTCGGCAGCCGGAGccatttctttcatcttcctttccctgGAAGTGGTGGCTGTGCCCACACTGAGCATGGAGGAGGGCAGGCAGCGGCCCCAGGGCTGGTGACTGATGAGGGCAGCCCATCCACGTGGAGCTTTACTCCAaactcctttcttcttcttccgTAG
- the SLC35F4 gene encoding solute carrier family 35 member F4 isoform X4 encodes MTRQLSPLSVAEDSAAPILELQNRSPSGICRHSRVERQSRSGEEGTQTHTESSSQEAEGQTRCQSCTSTFLKLIWRFLIILSVSSSWVGTTQFVKITYETFDCPFFMTWFSTNWNIMVFPIYYSGHLATAQEKQSPIKKFRECSRIFGEDGLTLKLFLKRTAPFSILWTLTNYLYLLALKKLTATDVSALFCCNKAFVFLLSWIVLKDRFMGARIVAAIMAITGIVMMAYADGFQGDSIIGVAYAVGSASTSALYKVLFKMFLGSANFGEAAHFVSTLGFFNFIFISVTPIILYFTKVEYWSPFSAVPWGYLCGVAGLWLAFNILVNVGVVLTYPILISIGTVLSVPGNAGTSGVLVGWKTSSVQTAAAVLCLNGQNVLPHVSEVIRCRLAPARAPDGGGIFGSRSHFFHLPFPGSGGCAHTEHGGGQAAAPGLVTDEGSPSTWSFTPNSFLLLP; translated from the exons ATGACTAGGCAGCTCTCCCCTCTATCTGTGGCTGAAGATTCTGCTGCTCCCATTCTTGAGCTGCAGAATCGAAGTCCCTCGGGAATCTGTCGGCACAGCAGAGTCGAGAGGCAGAGCAGATCAG GAGAAGAAGGAACACAAACGCACAcggagagcagcagccaggaagcCGAGGGACAGACACGATGCCAGTCTTGCACATCCACATTTCTTAAGCTTATTTGGAGATTTCTGATCATTTTGTCCGTCTCTTCCTCCTGGGTCGGGACAACGCAGTTTGTCAAAATCACCTATGAGACATTTGACTGTCCTTTTTTCATGACTTGGTTCTCAACAAACTGGAACATTATGGTATTTCCCATTTATTATTCTGGGCACCTTGCAACTGCACAGGAGAAGCAGTCTCCAATCAAAAAATTCAG ggAATGCAGTCGGATTTTTGGTGAAGATGGTCTGACGCTGAAACTCTTTCTTAAAAGGACTGCTCCCTTTTCTATTCTGTGGACTTTGACTAACTACTTGTATTTACTGGCTTTAAAGAAGCTGACAGCCACAGACGTCTCCGCTCTGTTCTGCTGTAACAAAGCTTTTGTCTTCTTGCTTTCTTGGATTGTGCTGAAAGACAGGTTCATGGGAGCAAGG ATAGTCGCAGCAATAATGGCAATCACAGGAATCGTAATGATGGCATATGCAGATGGTTTCCAGGGTGATTCAATTATCGGCGTAGCATATGCTGTTGGGTCAGCCTCTACGTCTGCATTGTATAAG gttttgttcaaaatgtttcttggcAGTGCGAACTTCGGGGAGGCTGCTCACTTTGTTTCTACCTTGGGCttcttcaatttcattttcatctctgttACCCCGATCATACTGTACTTTACCAAGGTGGAGTACTGGTCGCCCTTCTCTGCTGTGCCATGGGGCTACCTGTGTGGAGTAGCTGGCCTCTGGTTAG CTTTCAACATTCTGGTTAACGTTGGCGTCGTGCTTACCTACCCCATTCTGATCTCCATTGGCACAGTGCTCAGCGTCCCCGGGAACGCAGGTACGAGTGGCGTGCTCGTTGGCTGGAAGACAAGCAGcgtgcagacagcagcagcagttctttgTCTAAATGGCCAAAATGTGCTGCCCCATGTTTCAGAAGTGATTCGATGCCGCTTGGCTCCCGCACGTGCTCCTGATGGCGGTGGGATTTTCGGCAGCCGGAGccatttctttcatcttcctttccctgGAAGTGGTGGCTGTGCCCACACTGAGCATGGAGGAGGGCAGGCAGCGGCCCCAGGGCTGGTGACTGATGAGGGCAGCCCATCCACGTGGAGCTTTACTCCAaactcctttcttcttcttccgTAG
- the SLC35F4 gene encoding solute carrier family 35 member F4 isoform X5 has translation MDGKAAPNGVATIEDRILRITGYYGYYPGYSSQKREEGTQTHTESSSQEAEGQTRCQSCTSTFLKLIWRFLIILSVSSSWVGTTQFVKITYETFDCPFFMTWFSTNWNIMVFPIYYSGHLATAQEKQSPIKKFRECSRIFGEDGLTLKLFLKRTAPFSILWTLTNYLYLLALKKLTATDVSALFCCNKAFVFLLSWIVLKDRFMGARIVAAIMAITGIVMMAYADGFQGDSIIGVAYAVGSASTSALYKVLFKMFLGSANFGEAAHFVSTLGFFNFIFISVTPIILYFTKVEYWSPFSAVPWGYLCGVAGLWLAFNILVNVGVVLTYPILISIGTVLSVPGNAGTSGVLVGWKTSSVQTAAAVLCLNGQNVLPHVSEVIRCRLAPARAPDGGGIFGSRSHFFHLPFPGSGGCAHTEHGGGQAAAPGLVTDEGSPSTWSFTPNSFLLLP, from the exons GAGAAGAAGGAACACAAACGCACAcggagagcagcagccaggaagcCGAGGGACAGACACGATGCCAGTCTTGCACATCCACATTTCTTAAGCTTATTTGGAGATTTCTGATCATTTTGTCCGTCTCTTCCTCCTGGGTCGGGACAACGCAGTTTGTCAAAATCACCTATGAGACATTTGACTGTCCTTTTTTCATGACTTGGTTCTCAACAAACTGGAACATTATGGTATTTCCCATTTATTATTCTGGGCACCTTGCAACTGCACAGGAGAAGCAGTCTCCAATCAAAAAATTCAG ggAATGCAGTCGGATTTTTGGTGAAGATGGTCTGACGCTGAAACTCTTTCTTAAAAGGACTGCTCCCTTTTCTATTCTGTGGACTTTGACTAACTACTTGTATTTACTGGCTTTAAAGAAGCTGACAGCCACAGACGTCTCCGCTCTGTTCTGCTGTAACAAAGCTTTTGTCTTCTTGCTTTCTTGGATTGTGCTGAAAGACAGGTTCATGGGAGCAAGG ATAGTCGCAGCAATAATGGCAATCACAGGAATCGTAATGATGGCATATGCAGATGGTTTCCAGGGTGATTCAATTATCGGCGTAGCATATGCTGTTGGGTCAGCCTCTACGTCTGCATTGTATAAG gttttgttcaaaatgtttcttggcAGTGCGAACTTCGGGGAGGCTGCTCACTTTGTTTCTACCTTGGGCttcttcaatttcattttcatctctgttACCCCGATCATACTGTACTTTACCAAGGTGGAGTACTGGTCGCCCTTCTCTGCTGTGCCATGGGGCTACCTGTGTGGAGTAGCTGGCCTCTGGTTAG CTTTCAACATTCTGGTTAACGTTGGCGTCGTGCTTACCTACCCCATTCTGATCTCCATTGGCACAGTGCTCAGCGTCCCCGGGAACGCAGGTACGAGTGGCGTGCTCGTTGGCTGGAAGACAAGCAGcgtgcagacagcagcagcagttctttgTCTAAATGGCCAAAATGTGCTGCCCCATGTTTCAGAAGTGATTCGATGCCGCTTGGCTCCCGCACGTGCTCCTGATGGCGGTGGGATTTTCGGCAGCCGGAGccatttctttcatcttcctttccctgGAAGTGGTGGCTGTGCCCACACTGAGCATGGAGGAGGGCAGGCAGCGGCCCCAGGGCTGGTGACTGATGAGGGCAGCCCATCCACGTGGAGCTTTACTCCAaactcctttcttcttcttccgTAG
- the SLC35F4 gene encoding solute carrier family 35 member F4 isoform X7, which yields MAWSLGSCINNIPREEGTQTHTESSSQEAEGQTRCQSCTSTFLKLIWRFLIILSVSSSWVGTTQFVKITYETFDCPFFMTWFSTNWNIMVFPIYYSGHLATAQEKQSPIKKFRECSRIFGEDGLTLKLFLKRTAPFSILWTLTNYLYLLALKKLTATDVSALFCCNKAFVFLLSWIVLKDRFMGARIVAAIMAITGIVMMAYADGFQGDSIIGVAYAVGSASTSALYKVLFKMFLGSANFGEAAHFVSTLGFFNFIFISVTPIILYFTKVEYWSPFSAVPWGYLCGVAGLWLAFNILVNVGVVLTYPILISIGTVLSVPGNAGTSGVLVGWKTSSVQTAAAVLCLNGQNVLPHVSEVIRCRLAPARAPDGGGIFGSRSHFFHLPFPGSGGCAHTEHGGGQAAAPGLVTDEGSPSTWSFTPNSFLLLP from the exons GAGAAGAAGGAACACAAACGCACAcggagagcagcagccaggaagcCGAGGGACAGACACGATGCCAGTCTTGCACATCCACATTTCTTAAGCTTATTTGGAGATTTCTGATCATTTTGTCCGTCTCTTCCTCCTGGGTCGGGACAACGCAGTTTGTCAAAATCACCTATGAGACATTTGACTGTCCTTTTTTCATGACTTGGTTCTCAACAAACTGGAACATTATGGTATTTCCCATTTATTATTCTGGGCACCTTGCAACTGCACAGGAGAAGCAGTCTCCAATCAAAAAATTCAG ggAATGCAGTCGGATTTTTGGTGAAGATGGTCTGACGCTGAAACTCTTTCTTAAAAGGACTGCTCCCTTTTCTATTCTGTGGACTTTGACTAACTACTTGTATTTACTGGCTTTAAAGAAGCTGACAGCCACAGACGTCTCCGCTCTGTTCTGCTGTAACAAAGCTTTTGTCTTCTTGCTTTCTTGGATTGTGCTGAAAGACAGGTTCATGGGAGCAAGG ATAGTCGCAGCAATAATGGCAATCACAGGAATCGTAATGATGGCATATGCAGATGGTTTCCAGGGTGATTCAATTATCGGCGTAGCATATGCTGTTGGGTCAGCCTCTACGTCTGCATTGTATAAG gttttgttcaaaatgtttcttggcAGTGCGAACTTCGGGGAGGCTGCTCACTTTGTTTCTACCTTGGGCttcttcaatttcattttcatctctgttACCCCGATCATACTGTACTTTACCAAGGTGGAGTACTGGTCGCCCTTCTCTGCTGTGCCATGGGGCTACCTGTGTGGAGTAGCTGGCCTCTGGTTAG CTTTCAACATTCTGGTTAACGTTGGCGTCGTGCTTACCTACCCCATTCTGATCTCCATTGGCACAGTGCTCAGCGTCCCCGGGAACGCAGGTACGAGTGGCGTGCTCGTTGGCTGGAAGACAAGCAGcgtgcagacagcagcagcagttctttgTCTAAATGGCCAAAATGTGCTGCCCCATGTTTCAGAAGTGATTCGATGCCGCTTGGCTCCCGCACGTGCTCCTGATGGCGGTGGGATTTTCGGCAGCCGGAGccatttctttcatcttcctttccctgGAAGTGGTGGCTGTGCCCACACTGAGCATGGAGGAGGGCAGGCAGCGGCCCCAGGGCTGGTGACTGATGAGGGCAGCCCATCCACGTGGAGCTTTACTCCAaactcctttcttcttcttccgTAG
- the SLC35F4 gene encoding solute carrier family 35 member F4 isoform X3: MDGKAAPNGVATIEDRILRITGYYGYYPGYSSQKSASRSSVIQCKPGGNCPSRHRGMTRQLSPLSVAEDSAAPILELQNRSPSGICRHSRVERQSRSGEEGTQTHTESSSQEAEGQTRCQSCTSTFLKLIWRFLIILSVSSSWVGTTQFVKITYETFDCPFFMTWFSTNWNIMVFPIYYSGHLATAQEKQSPIKKFRECSRIFGEDGLTLKLFLKRTAPFSILWTLTNYLYLLALKKLTATDVSALFCCNKAFVFLLSWIVLKDRFMGARIVAAIMAITGIVMMAYADGFQGDSIIGVAYAVGSASTSALYKVLFKMFLGSANFGEAAHFVSTLGFFNFIFISVTPIILYFTKVEYWSPFSAVPWGYLCGVAGLWLAFNILVNVGVVLTYPILISIGTVLSVPGNAAVDLLKHKMIFSVVRLGATIIICIGFLLMLLPEEWDEITLRFINSLKEKKSEDHADDITDSSVHTRSRSRANGTVSIPLA, translated from the exons GTGCCTCACGATCATCTGTCATCCAATGCAAGCCAGGAGGCAACTGCCCCAGCAGACACAGAGGCATGACTAGGCAGCTCTCCCCTCTATCTGTGGCTGAAGATTCTGCTGCTCCCATTCTTGAGCTGCAGAATCGAAGTCCCTCGGGAATCTGTCGGCACAGCAGAGTCGAGAGGCAGAGCAGATCAG GAGAAGAAGGAACACAAACGCACAcggagagcagcagccaggaagcCGAGGGACAGACACGATGCCAGTCTTGCACATCCACATTTCTTAAGCTTATTTGGAGATTTCTGATCATTTTGTCCGTCTCTTCCTCCTGGGTCGGGACAACGCAGTTTGTCAAAATCACCTATGAGACATTTGACTGTCCTTTTTTCATGACTTGGTTCTCAACAAACTGGAACATTATGGTATTTCCCATTTATTATTCTGGGCACCTTGCAACTGCACAGGAGAAGCAGTCTCCAATCAAAAAATTCAG ggAATGCAGTCGGATTTTTGGTGAAGATGGTCTGACGCTGAAACTCTTTCTTAAAAGGACTGCTCCCTTTTCTATTCTGTGGACTTTGACTAACTACTTGTATTTACTGGCTTTAAAGAAGCTGACAGCCACAGACGTCTCCGCTCTGTTCTGCTGTAACAAAGCTTTTGTCTTCTTGCTTTCTTGGATTGTGCTGAAAGACAGGTTCATGGGAGCAAGG ATAGTCGCAGCAATAATGGCAATCACAGGAATCGTAATGATGGCATATGCAGATGGTTTCCAGGGTGATTCAATTATCGGCGTAGCATATGCTGTTGGGTCAGCCTCTACGTCTGCATTGTATAAG gttttgttcaaaatgtttcttggcAGTGCGAACTTCGGGGAGGCTGCTCACTTTGTTTCTACCTTGGGCttcttcaatttcattttcatctctgttACCCCGATCATACTGTACTTTACCAAGGTGGAGTACTGGTCGCCCTTCTCTGCTGTGCCATGGGGCTACCTGTGTGGAGTAGCTGGCCTCTGGTTAG CTTTCAACATTCTGGTTAACGTTGGCGTCGTGCTTACCTACCCCATTCTGATCTCCATTGGCACAGTGCTCAGCGTCCCCGGGAACGCAG CTGTGGATCTGCTGAAGCACAAAATGATCTTCAGCGTGGTGAGGCTGGGAGCCACCATCATCATTTGCATTGGGTTCCTGCTGATGCTGCTCCCCGAAGAGTGGGACGAGATAACCCTGAGGTTCATCAACAGCTTAAAGGAGAAGAAGAGCGAGGATCACGCCGACGACATCACAGACTCCAGCGTACACACGAGGAGCAGAAGTAGAGCCAATGGCACAGTGTCTATACCACTAGCTTAG
- the SLC35F4 gene encoding solute carrier family 35 member F4 isoform X2 produces the protein MKKHSARVAPLPSYSVSELNSPVSDGASRSSVIQCKPGGNCPSRHRGMTRQLSPLSVAEDSAAPILELQNRSPSGICRHSRVERQSRSGEEGTQTHTESSSQEAEGQTRCQSCTSTFLKLIWRFLIILSVSSSWVGTTQFVKITYETFDCPFFMTWFSTNWNIMVFPIYYSGHLATAQEKQSPIKKFRECSRIFGEDGLTLKLFLKRTAPFSILWTLTNYLYLLALKKLTATDVSALFCCNKAFVFLLSWIVLKDRFMGARIVAAIMAITGIVMMAYADGFQGDSIIGVAYAVGSASTSALYKVLFKMFLGSANFGEAAHFVSTLGFFNFIFISVTPIILYFTKVEYWSPFSAVPWGYLCGVAGLWLAFNILVNVGVVLTYPILISIGTVLSVPGNAGTSGVLVGWKTSSVQTAAAVLCLNGQNVLPHVSEVIRCRLAPARAPDGGGIFGSRSHFFHLPFPGSGGCAHTEHGGGQAAAPGLVTDEGSPSTWSFTPNSFLLLP, from the exons GTGCCTCACGATCATCTGTCATCCAATGCAAGCCAGGAGGCAACTGCCCCAGCAGACACAGAGGCATGACTAGGCAGCTCTCCCCTCTATCTGTGGCTGAAGATTCTGCTGCTCCCATTCTTGAGCTGCAGAATCGAAGTCCCTCGGGAATCTGTCGGCACAGCAGAGTCGAGAGGCAGAGCAGATCAG GAGAAGAAGGAACACAAACGCACAcggagagcagcagccaggaagcCGAGGGACAGACACGATGCCAGTCTTGCACATCCACATTTCTTAAGCTTATTTGGAGATTTCTGATCATTTTGTCCGTCTCTTCCTCCTGGGTCGGGACAACGCAGTTTGTCAAAATCACCTATGAGACATTTGACTGTCCTTTTTTCATGACTTGGTTCTCAACAAACTGGAACATTATGGTATTTCCCATTTATTATTCTGGGCACCTTGCAACTGCACAGGAGAAGCAGTCTCCAATCAAAAAATTCAG ggAATGCAGTCGGATTTTTGGTGAAGATGGTCTGACGCTGAAACTCTTTCTTAAAAGGACTGCTCCCTTTTCTATTCTGTGGACTTTGACTAACTACTTGTATTTACTGGCTTTAAAGAAGCTGACAGCCACAGACGTCTCCGCTCTGTTCTGCTGTAACAAAGCTTTTGTCTTCTTGCTTTCTTGGATTGTGCTGAAAGACAGGTTCATGGGAGCAAGG ATAGTCGCAGCAATAATGGCAATCACAGGAATCGTAATGATGGCATATGCAGATGGTTTCCAGGGTGATTCAATTATCGGCGTAGCATATGCTGTTGGGTCAGCCTCTACGTCTGCATTGTATAAG gttttgttcaaaatgtttcttggcAGTGCGAACTTCGGGGAGGCTGCTCACTTTGTTTCTACCTTGGGCttcttcaatttcattttcatctctgttACCCCGATCATACTGTACTTTACCAAGGTGGAGTACTGGTCGCCCTTCTCTGCTGTGCCATGGGGCTACCTGTGTGGAGTAGCTGGCCTCTGGTTAG CTTTCAACATTCTGGTTAACGTTGGCGTCGTGCTTACCTACCCCATTCTGATCTCCATTGGCACAGTGCTCAGCGTCCCCGGGAACGCAGGTACGAGTGGCGTGCTCGTTGGCTGGAAGACAAGCAGcgtgcagacagcagcagcagttctttgTCTAAATGGCCAAAATGTGCTGCCCCATGTTTCAGAAGTGATTCGATGCCGCTTGGCTCCCGCACGTGCTCCTGATGGCGGTGGGATTTTCGGCAGCCGGAGccatttctttcatcttcctttccctgGAAGTGGTGGCTGTGCCCACACTGAGCATGGAGGAGGGCAGGCAGCGGCCCCAGGGCTGGTGACTGATGAGGGCAGCCCATCCACGTGGAGCTTTACTCCAaactcctttcttcttcttccgTAG
- the SLC35F4 gene encoding solute carrier family 35 member F4 isoform X1, whose amino-acid sequence MDGKAAPNGVATIEDRILRITGYYGYYPGYSSQKSASRSSVIQCKPGGNCPSRHRGMTRQLSPLSVAEDSAAPILELQNRSPSGICRHSRVERQSRSGEEGTQTHTESSSQEAEGQTRCQSCTSTFLKLIWRFLIILSVSSSWVGTTQFVKITYETFDCPFFMTWFSTNWNIMVFPIYYSGHLATAQEKQSPIKKFRECSRIFGEDGLTLKLFLKRTAPFSILWTLTNYLYLLALKKLTATDVSALFCCNKAFVFLLSWIVLKDRFMGARIVAAIMAITGIVMMAYADGFQGDSIIGVAYAVGSASTSALYKVLFKMFLGSANFGEAAHFVSTLGFFNFIFISVTPIILYFTKVEYWSPFSAVPWGYLCGVAGLWLAFNILVNVGVVLTYPILISIGTVLSVPGNAGTSGVLVGWKTSSVQTAAAVLCLNGQNVLPHVSEVIRCRLAPARAPDGGGIFGSRSHFFHLPFPGSGGCAHTEHGGGQAAAPGLVTDEGSPSTWSFTPNSFLLLP is encoded by the exons GTGCCTCACGATCATCTGTCATCCAATGCAAGCCAGGAGGCAACTGCCCCAGCAGACACAGAGGCATGACTAGGCAGCTCTCCCCTCTATCTGTGGCTGAAGATTCTGCTGCTCCCATTCTTGAGCTGCAGAATCGAAGTCCCTCGGGAATCTGTCGGCACAGCAGAGTCGAGAGGCAGAGCAGATCAG GAGAAGAAGGAACACAAACGCACAcggagagcagcagccaggaagcCGAGGGACAGACACGATGCCAGTCTTGCACATCCACATTTCTTAAGCTTATTTGGAGATTTCTGATCATTTTGTCCGTCTCTTCCTCCTGGGTCGGGACAACGCAGTTTGTCAAAATCACCTATGAGACATTTGACTGTCCTTTTTTCATGACTTGGTTCTCAACAAACTGGAACATTATGGTATTTCCCATTTATTATTCTGGGCACCTTGCAACTGCACAGGAGAAGCAGTCTCCAATCAAAAAATTCAG ggAATGCAGTCGGATTTTTGGTGAAGATGGTCTGACGCTGAAACTCTTTCTTAAAAGGACTGCTCCCTTTTCTATTCTGTGGACTTTGACTAACTACTTGTATTTACTGGCTTTAAAGAAGCTGACAGCCACAGACGTCTCCGCTCTGTTCTGCTGTAACAAAGCTTTTGTCTTCTTGCTTTCTTGGATTGTGCTGAAAGACAGGTTCATGGGAGCAAGG ATAGTCGCAGCAATAATGGCAATCACAGGAATCGTAATGATGGCATATGCAGATGGTTTCCAGGGTGATTCAATTATCGGCGTAGCATATGCTGTTGGGTCAGCCTCTACGTCTGCATTGTATAAG gttttgttcaaaatgtttcttggcAGTGCGAACTTCGGGGAGGCTGCTCACTTTGTTTCTACCTTGGGCttcttcaatttcattttcatctctgttACCCCGATCATACTGTACTTTACCAAGGTGGAGTACTGGTCGCCCTTCTCTGCTGTGCCATGGGGCTACCTGTGTGGAGTAGCTGGCCTCTGGTTAG CTTTCAACATTCTGGTTAACGTTGGCGTCGTGCTTACCTACCCCATTCTGATCTCCATTGGCACAGTGCTCAGCGTCCCCGGGAACGCAGGTACGAGTGGCGTGCTCGTTGGCTGGAAGACAAGCAGcgtgcagacagcagcagcagttctttgTCTAAATGGCCAAAATGTGCTGCCCCATGTTTCAGAAGTGATTCGATGCCGCTTGGCTCCCGCACGTGCTCCTGATGGCGGTGGGATTTTCGGCAGCCGGAGccatttctttcatcttcctttccctgGAAGTGGTGGCTGTGCCCACACTGAGCATGGAGGAGGGCAGGCAGCGGCCCCAGGGCTGGTGACTGATGAGGGCAGCCCATCCACGTGGAGCTTTACTCCAaactcctttcttcttcttccgTAG